A genomic stretch from Chitinophagales bacterium includes:
- a CDS encoding dihydrofolate reductase yields the protein MRKLIAAINMTLDGFCDHTAMIADEEIHQHYNELLSSADTLIYGRITYQLMESYWPTVVKNPTGSKPIDEFAVIIDDISKIVFSHTLKNVEWKNAKLAKGGIKEEVLELKQQEGKDILVGSPSLIVASMNFNLVDEIQISVQPTILGKGLSLFKNITDQINLKLLKTKTFGCGAITLYYVPTKN from the coding sequence ATGAGAAAACTAATTGCAGCAATCAATATGACACTTGACGGCTTTTGCGACCACACGGCAATGATTGCAGATGAGGAAATACATCAGCATTACAATGAGCTATTAAGTAGCGCAGACACCCTTATATACGGAAGGATAACATACCAGCTTATGGAAAGTTACTGGCCAACAGTAGTAAAAAATCCTACTGGTAGCAAACCAATAGATGAATTTGCAGTAATAATAGACGACATTTCAAAAATTGTTTTTTCCCACACGCTGAAAAATGTTGAATGGAAAAATGCAAAGTTGGCAAAGGGAGGCATTAAAGAAGAAGTTTTAGAGCTCAAGCAACAAGAAGGTAAAGACATTTTAGTTGGCAGCCCGAGTTTAATTGTAGCCTCAATGAATTTTAATTTAGTTGATGAAATCCAAATCAGTGTTCAGCCAACTATACTAGGAAAAGGTTTATCATTATTTAAGAACATAACTGATCAAATTAATTTAAAACTCTTAAAGACAAAAACATTTGGCTGTGGTGCAATAACACTTTACTATGTGCCGACAAAAAACTGA